Below is a window of Brachyspira hampsonii DNA.
CATACTTTAAGCTGGATATCTTTTGATATGCAGAACTTACTTGACAGATATTTAGGACCTCGTTGGAGAACTAAACCATTAGAATATGAAATTTGGGAAAGAGTTCAGAAAATACCTGATGCAGAACTTTGGAGAACTCATGAAAGAAGAAAAGAAAGACTTATTGATTTCTGCAGAGACAGATTAAAAACTCAAATTACAAACAGAGGATTCACAAAAAAAGAAATAGAACATGCAGATCAAATACTTTCTCCGGAAGCTTTAACTATAGGTTTTGCAAGGAGATTTGCTACATATAAAAGAGGAACATTGCTTTTCAAAGATTTAGAAAGATTAAAGAAAATTGTTTCTAATTCTGAAAGACCTGTACAAATAATATTTGCAGGTAAAGCTCACCCGCATGATAACGGCGGTAAAGAATTAATAAGAAATATTGCAGAAATCTGCAGAAGAGAAGATTTTAGAGATCATATAGTATTTATAGAAGATTATGATATAAATGTTGCCAGATATATGGTTCAAGGCGTAGATGTATGGCTTAATAACCCTAGAAGACCTTTAGAAGCAAGCGGTACAAGCGGTATGAAAGTTCCACCAAACGGAGGATTAAACTTCAGCGTATTAGACGGATGGTGGGATGAAGCTTATGATGGTCAAAACGGTTGGGCTATAGGCAACAGAGAAGAGTATACAGATTTAGAATATCAAGATGAAGTTGAAAGTAAGGCTCTTTATAATGTATTAGAAAATGAAATTATACCTCTATTCTATGAAAGAGGAAGAGATAATATACCTAGACAATGGGTTGCTGCTATGAAATGGAGTATGCAGACTGTTTGTCCAGTATTTTCTACTAACAGAATGGTTGCTGACTACTTTAATAAATTCTACAATAATGCAAGTAAAAGATTCTTCAATATGACCGAAAATGAATTTGATAAAGCTAAAAATCTAAAAAATTGGAAGAATGATATTATTTCAAAATGGTCTAAAGTTTCATTTGAAAATACAATTTCTGAAATGCCTTCAAGAAACTTAAAAGTTGGAAGTAAATTTGAAGTTAAAACTATAGTTAATCTTGGAGATATAGCACCTGATTCTGTAAGAATAGAACTTTATTATGGTAAGCTGAGTATGAAAGAAAATATTATAGATCCTATTACAGTTGAAATGAAGCATTCTTCAGATTTAGGAAACGGCAGACATTCTTTCTCCGGTACTTTAGAATGTACTAATAGCGGACAAAGCGGTTATGCTATAAGAATGTATCCATATCATAAGGACTTAAGCTATAAATTTGATATGAAACTTGTTATATGGAGTTAATACTCAAAGGGTAACTTATATAAAATATTAGGCTTAGACTTTTATTATAAGTTTAAGCCTTTTTTATTATTAAAATTATTCAGTTTTTATAATGAAAGGATAGTCCTGATAGAGATTTGTAGTTAAATCCATTTTTATTTTGAATGGTACATATTCAAGCTGAGATTCATAGTTCCAATATCTTGTTTCTCCTCTTATGCTTGGTATAAAAAGTTTTAACCCAATTGGCAGAGAAGTAGTATCATTTATTATATACCTATTATGAATATATATAATACGCCAGAAATTTCTTTCGCCGTATATAAACGGATATGATGATATTTTTAATAATGTATCCCCTGCCCTCACAGTGTAATATCTAGGAAGTACATCCATTGTTATATCATATCCTCTATCTCTATACTTTGAAAAATCTATATCATTAGTTATGATTAATACACTATTATTAGTTGTCATTGATTTATGATTAGTTATGATTAGTGTATTTTCATTTGTTAATTCTTTTATAGTTTGAATATCGCCTTTTTTTTCTGCCTCTTGCAAAATTTTATTTTTTATATAGTTCTTTATTGGAGTTTCTTCTATAAATAATGGCGTGGACATTACTATACTGTAAATAATAAATATAAAAATAATAATCTTTTTCATAAATAAAAATATCAGCTCTATATTTTATCGTAAAAACATTATTTAATTTTTAATGATTAGTAAAATTTTTATATAAAAAATTTTTATTTAGTAAAATTTTGATATAAAAAAATTTTTATATTGATTTATAATATAATTTTATTATACTAAAAATATATGAAATATTTTTTACATGTTTTTACTTTTATCTGTTTATGTGTCCCCATTGCATTTTCTCAAGATATTAATAATCAATATAATGAATTTATAACAAAATACTTTCAATTGGAAAATAAATATAATGCAGGATATATTGACTACATTTCTAAAAATGAATATATATTAAATTTTTTTAATAACACCAAATCATTTATAGAAGACATTAATCCTGATTTTTGGACAGATGTTGTTAATAATCCGTCATTAATAGCAAAATATCCTGAATCTCCTGATGCAATACTTTTAATGTCAAGTATAAATTTCTTATACGATATTTATAATTTTAATATGTCTGTAAGCTATTCTATAGAGCAAAAAATAAAAAGGAAAATACAGTTTAATGCTGCTTCAGGAGATAATTATGGATTAATAATTCCTTTACATTTTCCATTAGGTACTGCTGGAATTGGTGCCTACCTGAATTTTCAGCTTGAAGATACAAAGACTTCATTAAATTATGATAATGATTTTGCAAGACTTATAAACTCTATAGATAAAGTACCGTTTCCATATATTTATATTTTCGGTTCTATTAATTGCTGGACAGCCCCTATGTCTGTAGGACTAAGATTTGCATTTATGCCCGGTTATAACGATTTTTACAGTCTATTTGTTAAAGACACAAAAATAGAAACATTTGGGCTGCATGCCGCTATGGATTTAAAATTTTATGTATATAGAGATAACTATTTCTTTGTTGATGCTAGGGCAGATTTCAATTTTGATTATGGTACATTCAAATTAGGTTTTATGAATGAAAGATATATGTTTCAAATGTACAACTCTGCAAACAGTACATATACTGGTGCATCTTTTTCGACATCAGCAGATATAGAAAATAAATGGATAAGTTTTGCTTTAACTCCAAAATTAGTAGGAGGATTAAAGATAAAAGAGAAAATTCCATATATAGATTATTTTGCCATATATGGTTTTATTGGAGTTGACTTAATATATAGTTTTATTGATTCTAAATCTACATTTGGCATAAATAGTATAACTGAAAATATTAATAATAAAACTTATGAGTTCCATTCAAATATGCCTGAAGTATCAATAAAAGATAACTATTTCTCATACGATATAAGAGTTGGTGCCACTATTGATATATTTTACCAATCTTTATCATTTGAATATGCTATATTTTCAAAGAGTTTTTCAGTTATGTTTATACCTTTTGTATATAGATTTGCAGCTGAACCAAAATCATAAAGGAGTTTTATTTATGAAAATTAGAATTATAATATTTATCTGCATTATTTTAGCTATTGTTTTATCTTGCAATATAGAATATTTAGGTCCTGATAATGCAGTAGAAGAAGCAAGTAAAATAGATTTTTTTATATATCAAATTCACTTGTCTGCTAGTAACAATGGAGGAGCTTTTCAATGTCCTATAATATATGATGCCATAAATAGAAGCGGAGGAGCTAGACTTGGAATAAGAGGAATAATAAATAGAGAAACAATACTAAGTATAGCTGACTGCCTTAGAAAAATACCAGACAGGCATGTTTTTTTATATGCTGAAAATGTTGTTATTAATGAATCGGATAAAAGATGGCCCGGATATAGTTTTACAAATGTGAAAAATCTTACAGGAATATATTTCCCTTCCAGTATGGATGCTATAGGTACTAATGCTTTTTATAACTGTACAGCACTTGAGGCTATAGTTTTAGGTACTAATTTTAAGCTCATGTATCCACGCATGCTTTCTGGGGTTAAAAATCTTAAACATGTAGTATATTATGGTTCTAGATTAGACTTTACAGGTGCTGTGAATGGAAATGCTTGGGAAGGGATACCTCAGGAGCAAATGACTTTGTATTTAGGTAATTTTGACGGTTATCAAGAAACTAATGTAGGCGGAAAAATATACACTACTACAAATTGGGCTAGATATACTTGGAAAAAAGTTTATTATAAGGGAGAATTTAATATTGAAGATATAATAGAAGTATTAGAATAGTTTATTGCTATTGATAAAATTCTAAAAAAGAGTATTATTATTCTTATGAAAACTTAATATTTAAATATTGAATAATTATTTATTTTTTTACTAAAAAATATTAATTTCTTGCTTAATATGTAATAAAATAGCCAAAACTTGTAAAATATTACTACATTGAATATTGACTTTTAATATCATAAAGTGTATTATTTAATAAATCTTATAAGGAGTATTATTGTTATGAGAAATGTTTTTATTTCTACGGCTGTCATCTTATCATTGCTGATGATAGGATGTCAAAAAAGCAACAATCTAAATTACATTTTTGCTACAGGGGGAACTAGCGGTACTTACTATTCATTCGGCGGAAGTATAGCAAGTATATGGAATGCCAATATTGAAGGAATGAATGTTACTGCTCAGTCAACAGGAGCTTCTGCTGAAAATTTAAGACTTCTTAACAGACATGAAGCTGATTTAGCATTCGTACAAAATGATGTTATGGACTATGCCTATAACGGTACAGATATCTTTGACGGCGAAGTATTAAGCAATTTTTCTGCTGTTCTTACATTGTATCCTGAATTAGTACAAATAGCAGCTACAAAATCAAGCGGAATAACATCAATAGCTGATATGAAAGGAAAAAGAGTATCTGTAGGAGATGCCGGAAGCGGTACTGAATTTAATGCTAAACAAATATTAGAAGCTTACGGACTTACATTTGATGATATAAATAAATCAAATCTTTCATTTAAAGAATCAAGCGACGGACTTCAAAATGGCAGTTTAGATGCTTGCTTCATAGTAGCAGGAATACCTAATGCTGCTTTGCAGGAATTATCTTTATCAAGTGATATAGTTTTGGTATCTTTAGATAAAGCTCAAGTAGATGAAATATTAAATAAATATAAATACTATACTGAAGTTACTATACCTGCAAATACATATAATAATGTTACTACAGATACTACAGCTATAGCAGTAAGAGCAACTATTACAGTTAATAATGACATACCTGAAGATGTTGTTTATAATCTAATAAAAACTTTATTTGATAAAAAAGCTGATTTAGCAACTGCTCATGCTAAAGGTGAAGAATTAAATATTGAAGATGCTTATAAAGGCGTATCTATACCATTCCATCCTGGTGCTTTAAAATACTATAAAGAATTAGGTTATAATATACAATAATTATAAATGTGTTGGTGTATTCATATTATTTATTATTAATTTATAAAATGAATACACCAAATAATTGTTCTAAAAAATAATATATATGTTAAAAAAAATTATTATATGTACATCTGTTATCATCATAATAATTATTGCTTTATTATTTGTGCCTCTATTTCCAAGACTTGTATTAAATAGTGTTAAAAATAATAAAGTTAATTTTATATTTAATATTAATAAAAAAGAGTTTCTAATTTCATATACCCATTCTGTAAATAAGGGAAGAATTAGAGATTATTACATTATAAATGATAATAATGATATAGTGTTGGAAAAAACAAGATTTGTTTCTTATGGCGCCGGTATATCTGATCCTCAGGGCGATGAAAATATAATTATTACAGATGATTACATAGAAATAAATAATATTAATAAAGTAATAAAAGATTTATATTTATTTATCGGTATTGTAGCTGATCACAGAATAGAATTTGATGGAAAAGAAATAAAATTAGATACACTATTCAAGCCTCAAATAAATATAAAAATACAATATAAAAAAGTTTCATTATTTAAAATGATTACAAGTGTAAGGGGGAAACAATGAAAGATAAAAAAGATATTCACATTCTAACGGTTGAAGAAATTGATGGTTATATGAGCAAATATGACAGTGAATCAAGATACAGAAGATATAAAGATTGGAAAAAATATCTTATAATAGCAATATCTGTTGTATTTTGTTTATTTCAATTATATTCAATATTATCTGGAAGGATTACTGCACAAATTGTTAGAGCCACTCACTTAGCATTTGTTATGCTTCTTTCCTATCTTCTATTTCCTATGAAAAAAGATATGCCTAAGGATAAACTTCCTTGGTATGATGTTATACTTGCTATAATAGGAGCAGTTTCTTGGGGTTATATTGTAATTAATTTTGAATCAATAGTAAGAAGAGCCGGAATATATACTACAACCGATATTATCATCGGCATAATAGGAATACTTATTATATTTGAAGCATGCCGAAGAATAGTAGGGCTTCCTATACTTATAATATCAATAGTTTTTATAATATATGCATTATTTGGAGCTTATGCACCAGGTTTTTTAAATCACAGAGGATATTCTCTTCAAAGATTAGTATCGCATTTATTTTATAATACAGAAGGTATAATGGGTACGCCTATAGGAGCATCAGCTACATTTATTTTCTTATTTATATTTTTCGGTGCTTTACTTGATAAAACAGGAATAGGTCAGTTTTTTATAGATATATGTAACGCTATAGCAGGAGGTTTTGACGGAGGTCCTGCAAAGGTGGCTGTACTTACAAGTGCTATGTTTGGTACCGTATCAGGAAGTTCTGTTTCTAATACTGTAGGTACAGGAAGTTTTACAATTCCTATGATGAAATCTTTAGGATACAGACCTGAGTTTGCAGGTGCCGTTGAGGCTTCAGCTTCCACAGGAGGACAGTTAATGCCTCCTATAATGGGTGCAGCTTCTTTCTTAATGGCTGAAAGTTTAGGTGTACCTTATATGGAAGTTGCCAAGGCAGCTATAATACCTGCCATACTTTATTTTACAGGTATATTTATAATGGTTCATTTAGAAGCTAAAAAAACAGGGCTTAAAGGTTTATCAAGAGATTCTCTTCCTAAAATGGGTACGCTTTTAATGAAAAAAGGATATTTAGTTATTCCGCTGCTTACTATAATATATTTCTTTGTACTTGGAAAAACTGCAATTTATGCCGGATTAATGGGTATTATTGCTGCAGGTATAGTTGCTATAGTTAATTCTATAGTAGATATCATAATGAAAAGAAAAATAAGTTTTGGATTTAATGATTTAATAGATGTTTTCGTTAATGCTGCTAGAAATATAATAAGCGTAGCTATTGCCTGTGCTATGGCTGGTATTATAATAGGAGTTATTACTTTAACAGGATTAGGTTTAAAAATAGGAGCAGGATTAATATCTATATCAGGCGGAATACCTCTATTACTATTATTCCTAACTATGATTAGTTCTATTATATTAGGTATGGGTGTTCCTACAACTGCAAATTATCTTATCACTTCAACAATAGCAGCAAGTGCAATAATAGGTTTAGGTTATGAACCTTTAGCTGCTCATATGTTCGTGTTCTATTTTGGTATTATAGCCGATGTTACTCCTCCTGTTGCTTTGGCGGCTATGGCTGGTGCTGCAATTGCCAAATCAGATCCTCTTAAAACAGGAATAGAAGCGACAAAACTTTCTATAGGTGCTTTTATTATTCCTTATATGTTTATATTTAATCCAGACATACTTATGATTAATACTACAATTTCTGATATTATACCTATACTTATAAGTTCGCTTATAGGTATGTTTGGAGTATCTGCAGGATTAGAAGGTTATGTATTTAGAAAATGTAAGGCGTATGAGAGAATATTATTTATTATAGCAGGACTTCTTTCTATATATCCTGAAGTTTACAGCGATATTATAGGAATAGGTATTATCGCTATATTAGTTATTATACAAATAGCTACAAAAAATAAAAGAAATACTCCTGCTGCTGCTTAATAAATAATAACTTAAGAATAATGATGAGGAAGCTTTAATATTTATAAGGCTTCCTCATTTTTTATATATTGATTTTGAAACAAGTATAATATTTACTGCTGTTAAAAAATATGTTATTATATTCTCTAATAAATTAGGAGACATAGATTTATGGAAATAGAAATAGTAGAAAAAAAAGATTTTGAAGTTATAGGAAAAGTAGCTGAAGGAGAAAGCGAAAAACATTCTAAGTGGGTATTACCTTTATGGCAGGAATTCAATAAAAATATTAAAGAAATTATAAATTTAGTAAAAGTTGATGAAAATAATAATTTAGCTGGTATATGGGGTATAATGAATGATATAAATGAAACATTCGCACCTTGGGGAGAAAAAGGAAAATATATGGCAGGCGTAGAAGTAAAAGAAAATTCTAATGTCCCTGAAGGCTGGACAAAATGGAATATCAAAGGCGGAAAGTTTATAAAAGTTAAATGCAATATAGAAAATTACAGCAAAATATTTACAAAGATAGTAGAAGATTATGCTCCGAAAAATGGATATATAATAGAAGGCAATGTTATGGAATATTATATACCTAACAGCAAAGATTTTTATTTATTTTTTTACATAAAAGGAAATTGATATGCTTGAAAAATTAGTAATAGCAACAGCAAATAAACATAAATTAAAAGAAATAGAATCTATATTTAAGGGAAGTGTAATAAAAGAGATATTATCAATGCCTTCAGATATAGGCGAAATAATAGAAGACGGAAATACATTCATAGAAAACTCTCTTATAAAAGCAAAAACAGTATATAATCATACTAAACTTCCATCTTTGGCAGATGATTCAGGACTTTGTGTTAATGCACTTGGGGGAAAACCCGGAATATATTCTGCAAGATACGGAGGAGAGAGTTTAGGATATAAAGAAAAAATGCAGATGCTTTTAGATGAATTAAAAGATAAAAAAGACACAACTGCATACTTTATAACTTCTGCAGTATGCGTATTAGATGATAATTATTATATAGCAGTTGAAGGCAGGGTCAATGGAAAAATAATAGAAAATCCAAGAGGTTTTGAAGGTTTCGGATATGATCCTATATTTCAGCCTGACGGATATAATATTACTTATGCTGAAATGAGCCTTGAAGAAAAAAATTCTATGAGTCATAGAGCATTAGCTATGAATAAAATGAAAAATATTTTATCTTGTATTTATAATTATTAACATGAGGGTATGATATTGAAGCATATTACTGAAATAAAATCTAAAAATAAAAAAGATATAATAAAACTTTTATATAAAAAAAATATTATGTCTAAAAAACGAATAGCGGCAGAATTAGAATTATCTCCTTCTGTTATTACTAAACTATGCTCAGAATTAATTAAAGAAAATATATTAGTAGAAATGAATAGAATAGACAGCAAAAAATTAGGAAGAAAAGAAGTAGAGATAAAAATAAATCCAAATTATAAAAAATGTATAGGCATAACTATAAATCATATATCAACTGATATTTTACTTGTGGATATGCAGTTTCAAGTTATAGAAAAGGTATCTTTCAAAACAAGTACAAATTATGAAAATGATTTATTAAAAATAGTTAGTACAGTACAAGAAATCATATATAACTATTCACTTAATAATAAAGATATTCTTGGTATAGGAATAAGTATAAAAGGCAATACTGACGGCATATATTCATATTCAGGTATTTGGGGTACAAAAGTGAATATAAAAGATTATATAGAAAATCATTTAAATATACCAACGGTTATAGATAATGGTATAAGATGCAGTGCTTTGCTTGAACAATTATATTCCAATGAAGATAATTTCATGTTCATTAAATATATGGAGCCTGGAATTGGAGGTGCTATAATATTAAATGGAAGTATAAAACGAGGAGAAAATAATTTAATAATGGATTTTGGACATATGATAATTGATACTAATTCAGATTATTGCAATATTTGTAAAAGGAAAGGCTGCTTAGAAAGTATTATATCCATTGAAAAAATTTTAATTAATGTAAAAAATAATTTCTCTAAAGAATTCTGTCCTGTACTATGGGAAATATGCAGCGGAGATTTGAACAACATCAATATCTCAAATATAATAAAAGCAGCAGATAATGGCTGTATAAATATTAATAATATATTCAAAAAAAATGCTCAGTATTTTGCATTATGTTTAATAAATACATATTCTATTATGGATGTAAATAAAATAATAATTATAGGAGATTTATTCTCTTCAAAACGTTTTGTATCATATTTCAGAACTGCTGTTGAAGAATACCAATTAACAGATATTTATGATAAAATAGAAATGCATTTTCATGAAAATGTTCTACTTTCTCCTGTAGCTTTGCTTTTAAATGAGTATTTATTTTAATTGGGCATATACTAATTTTATATATACCCAATTAAAAATAATATATTTACTTTTTCTCATCATTTAATATTTTTTTTCTAACCGCATTAATCATAGGAAGTCCCGTATCATAATCAAGCTGACGAGGTTCATTTTCTTCATTTTCTCTCTGTCTTGTATATCCGTCATTATTCCAATTAGGTACTTTATCTTTTCTCCAATATCTTGCCGCCCACTGATATCCTCTGTATAAATCTCTTGTTCTGTTCATATTATCCAAAAGTTTATCATGTAATTTATTTCTAATCTCTTTGTAGTTTTCATCATTTATAAGATTATTAACCTCATAAGGATCTTTCTCTAAATCATAAAACTCATCACTGTCCAATAAATTAATAACAAGTTTATACCTGTCATCAACAACCGCCCTCATCATTTGAAGTCCGCCGAAACCATCATGATCTACTTCATATCTTGTAAACTCTAAAAACACCTCATCATTTATCCTAACATTAGGATCTTCAATTTGCTTTAACATACTTTTTCCTTCAAATACTTTAGGTATTTTAACATTCATATAATCTAGTATAGTAGGTGCTAAATCTATATGAGAAGCAGGATATGATACTGTTTTTTCCTTTTCCTTATATTTAATTATAAGAGGTATATTAGCTATTTCTTTATAAGCACATGCATTTTTCATTTGAAGTTTATGAGCACCAAGCATATCTCCATGATCCGATGTAAATATAATCATAGCATCAGAAGCTATTTCATTTACTTTATCAATAACTCTGCCTATTTCATAATCTACAAAAGAATTACATCCTAAAAATAAAGCTAATTGTTTGGAAGGCTTATTTATTTCATTAGCTTTTTGATGCAAAGCCTCTCCAGCCCATAATCTTTGCATAAGAGGCTTATTCTCTAAATTATCATTAAAAACTGTATCATCATCAAATTTGAATCCCTCATACATTGTATTATACGGTGCAGGACATAAACAAGGTCCATGCGGTTCATCATAAGATACTACCAAAAGAAAATCTTCATCTTTATACTCATCTAAAAATTTCAAAGCTCTATTAGAACATCTATGTGCATAAGTGAAATCTTCTTTCATATCATCATTATAAGAAGTTTCAGACTTTCTGGATTTTACTCTGTCTTCTTCGCTTAGTTCATCAAGATAATTTTTCATATCATACCAATAATTTTTATCCCATCCATCAGGACAAACACCATATCCGAAATAATCTCCCCCATCAAGATGCCATTTGCCTATATATCCGCAATGTATATCATTAGAAGTTAATATCTGTCCTATACTTTTTACTCCCTCCCTTAAAGAAACACAGTTGGTAACCATTCCATTAGTATGAGGAAAAGTACCTGTAAATATAGAAGATCTTGCAGGACCGCATACAGGCTGACATGTATAAGCATTTTCATATTTTATGCCGTTTTCTGCTAATTTATCTAAATTCGGAGTTATCATTTTTTTGTTTCCATAGCAGCCAAGCATATCTTTTCTTGTAGTATCCGTCATAATAAAAACTATTTGCTTTTTCATAAATTATTCCTTACTAAATTTTATTTTTACAGCTATAAATGATACTACAGAAATTATAACATATATCAATGTTATAACAATAAATTTACTTTTTATATTTTCTTGAGAAGTAACTATTCCTATCTTAGAAAATAATACATACAAATAAATTAAAGTTGTAATCATTACAGCAGATACAGGCTTAGCCCATTTCCAAGAAGTTAAATCAACTTGCTTAGTATATTTCTGAACATAAGGTGTTTCCCTTGGAGATATTATGCCGGATATAAGCATTATCACTACACAGCATACAAACAATATCCCATATATATGCAGATAATGTATTTTTATAGGTATAACAAATTTATATAAAGAATAACATACTATAAAAAATACTATTGATATTTTAGCACCAATAGCAGGCACTCTTTTTGTAGCAAATCCCATAAGCACAACTACCAATGTAGGTATATTAAAAAATCCCATAACGCTTTTCATAAAAGAATAAAGTCCATCAGGTGCTTTAGCTATATTAGGGGCAACAAATATAGAAAATATGCACACTATAGTTCCAAATATCTTACCTATAAATACCAATTTTTTATCGTCTACATTAGGGCTAAATATAGGCTTATAAATATTTAAGCAAAACATAGTAGAAGCCGAATTCAAAGCAGAATTAAAAGAGCTTAAAACAGCTCCAAACAATACAGCTCCGAAAAATCCTACCAAAGGTAAAGGCAGTACATTACTAACTAATACAGAATAAGCTAAATCCTGATGTGTAATTTGATCTTTATATAAATGAAATCCTATAATACCTGGGATAACTAACATAACAGGGACAAACATCTTTATGAACCCTGCTATAAGTGTTCCTATTTGCCCTTCTTTTAAATTTTTTGCTGCAAATGCTCTTTGAACTATTTGCTGATTTGTGCACCAATAAAATAAGTTTACAAGAAACATTCCTGTAAATAGTGTAGAAAAAGGTGCATCACTTGTAGAACTTCCTATAGCATTCATCTTTTCTGGATTCACTAATACTAAAGTTTCTAATCCATTAAATAAACTTCCATCACCAAGTTTAAGAAGTCCCAATATAGGAATCATAAGTCCGCCAATTAAAAGCAATACTCCATTTATGGTATCAGATACAGCAACTGCCTTTAATCCTCCAAATATGGCATATATACCTCCTACAATTCCTGTAAAAATAATTACTATAAATAATGAAGTATCTCTAGATACATGTAAAATTTCAGAAACATTAAATAATGAATTAACAGCTATACCCCCAGAATACAAAATAATAGGCAGAACAATAAAAGTCAAACTTATAAGAAATAATCCTGTAACCATATTTCTAGTACCTATATCAAATCTCTCCTCTAAAAACTCAGGTACAGTAGTAAATCCGCTTTTTAAATACCTAGGTAAAAAAATTAATGCCATTATTACAAGTGATAATCCTGATGTAGTTTCCCAAGCCATAGATGATAATCCATGTTTAAATCCATTTCCATTAAGTCCAACTAATTGTTCGGCTGAAAGATTTGTAAGTATCAATGAACCCGCTATTACTATTCCGCTTAAACTTCTTCCTGC
It encodes the following:
- a CDS encoding solute:sodium symporter family transporter — protein: MNYLIIISFLFFTALVAFISWIITKKDDLSTNEGYFLAGRSLSGIVIAGSLILTNLSAEQLVGLNGNGFKHGLSSMAWETTSGLSLVIMALIFLPRYLKSGFTTVPEFLEERFDIGTRNMVTGLFLISLTFIVLPIILYSGGIAVNSLFNVSEILHVSRDTSLFIVIIFTGIVGGIYAIFGGLKAVAVSDTINGVLLLIGGLMIPILGLLKLGDGSLFNGLETLVLVNPEKMNAIGSSTSDAPFSTLFTGMFLVNLFYWCTNQQIVQRAFAAKNLKEGQIGTLIAGFIKMFVPVMLVIPGIIGFHLYKDQITHQDLAYSVLVSNVLPLPLVGFFGAVLFGAVLSSFNSALNSASTMFCLNIYKPIFSPNVDDKKLVFIGKIFGTIVCIFSIFVAPNIAKAPDGLYSFMKSVMGFFNIPTLVVVLMGFATKRVPAIGAKISIVFFIVCYSLYKFVIPIKIHYLHIYGILFVCCVVIMLISGIISPRETPYVQKYTKQVDLTSWKWAKPVSAVMITTLIYLYVLFSKIGIVTSQENIKSKFIVITLIYVIISVVSFIAVKIKFSKE